The following are encoded together in the Eulemur rufifrons isolate Redbay chromosome 28, OSU_ERuf_1, whole genome shotgun sequence genome:
- the C28H10orf105 gene encoding uncharacterized protein C10orf105 homolog, translating into MSTEGPSLTSSPATTPLTFLSALVTPGPPAEAADPLPVLIALACIFLVLATCLLFLTLCKPAALDPSRRGARECMPHHPGSPSEPQLRLWKRLGSLRRSLHSFRRGRPAAPRRPLPECGDNRSDYDCTESTKM; encoded by the coding sequence ATGAGCACAGAGGGCCCCAGCCTCACCAGCTCCCCGGCCACCACGCCCCTCACCTTCCTCTCAGCTCTGGTCACCCCGGGGCCCCCTGCAGAGGCAGCCGACCCCCTCCCCGTGCTCATTGCCCTGGCCTGCATCTTCCTCGTGCTGGCCACCTGTCTGCTGTTTCTGACGCTCTGCAAGCCGGCCGCGCTGGACCCGAGCCGCCGCGGGGCTCGAGAGTGCATGCCCCACCACCCCGGGAGCCCCAGCGAGCCCCAGCTCCGGCTCTGGAAGCGCCTGGGCTCGCTGCGCCGCTCCCTGCACAGCTTCCGCCGCGGCAGGCCTGCTGCCCCTCGACGCCCCCTGCCGGAATGCGGTGACAACCGCAGCGACTATGACTGCACGGAATCTACCAAGATGTGA